A portion of the Kribbella jejuensis genome contains these proteins:
- a CDS encoding DHA2 family efflux MFS transporter permease subunit, with the protein MAIPQDTVRPDVRPWPALWALVLGFFMILVDSTIVSVATPAILEDLGSDVGTVVWVTSAYLLAYAVPLLITGRLGDRIGPKKLYLTGLSLFTLASVWCGLTNTIELLIVARVFQGLGASMMTPQTMAVITRIFPPNQRGRAMSLWGATAGVATLVGPILGGVLVDGLGWQWIFFINAPVGVVGFVLALRLVPDLPTHEHKFDLVGVVLSAVGLFLLVFGIQEGQKYNWGKITGPISVWGLIIAGVVVLAGFVFWQSRNRGEPLLPLSLFKDRNFSLANVAITTVGFAITAMAFPLMLWAQAVRGLSPTRSALLLVPMAVISGALAPFVGRLVDRTPPRFIAGFGLLCCSVSMFWMSRVIEPDVAIWHLLLPIALLGVANGFMWAPIGTTATRNLPLHQAGAGAGVYNTTRQVGAVLGSASIAVLMESRLAHNLPGMTGGASAEGFAGGKLPQVVRQGFSDSMAQSLALPAAVLVIGLIAALLFAAPSHLRKQPADATQPVEAS; encoded by the coding sequence ATGGCTATCCCGCAGGACACAGTGAGGCCGGACGTGCGGCCCTGGCCGGCGTTGTGGGCGCTGGTGCTCGGTTTCTTCATGATCCTGGTCGACTCGACCATCGTCTCGGTCGCCACCCCGGCGATCCTCGAGGACCTCGGCTCCGACGTCGGCACGGTGGTCTGGGTGACCAGCGCCTACCTGCTCGCGTATGCCGTACCGCTGCTGATCACCGGCCGCCTCGGCGACCGGATCGGCCCGAAGAAGCTGTACCTGACCGGCCTCTCGCTGTTCACGCTGGCGTCGGTGTGGTGCGGGCTGACGAACACGATCGAGCTGCTGATCGTGGCTCGGGTGTTCCAGGGCCTCGGCGCCTCGATGATGACGCCGCAGACGATGGCGGTGATCACCCGGATCTTCCCGCCGAACCAGCGCGGCCGGGCGATGAGCCTGTGGGGCGCGACCGCCGGCGTCGCGACCCTCGTCGGTCCGATCCTCGGCGGCGTACTCGTCGACGGGCTCGGCTGGCAGTGGATCTTCTTCATCAACGCACCGGTCGGCGTGGTCGGGTTCGTACTGGCCCTGCGGCTGGTGCCGGACCTGCCGACGCACGAGCACAAGTTCGACCTGGTCGGCGTCGTGCTCAGCGCGGTCGGCCTGTTCTTGCTGGTGTTCGGGATCCAGGAGGGGCAGAAGTACAACTGGGGCAAGATCACCGGCCCGATCTCGGTCTGGGGCCTGATCATCGCCGGCGTCGTCGTCCTGGCGGGCTTCGTGTTCTGGCAGTCCCGCAACCGCGGCGAGCCGCTGCTGCCGCTCAGCCTGTTCAAGGACCGGAACTTCTCGCTGGCCAACGTCGCGATCACCACGGTCGGCTTCGCGATCACCGCGATGGCGTTCCCGCTGATGCTGTGGGCGCAGGCGGTCCGCGGCCTGAGCCCGACCAGATCGGCGTTGCTGCTGGTCCCGATGGCGGTCATCTCCGGCGCACTCGCGCCGTTCGTCGGGCGGCTGGTCGACCGGACGCCGCCGCGGTTCATCGCCGGGTTCGGCCTGCTCTGCTGCTCGGTGTCGATGTTCTGGATGAGCCGGGTGATCGAGCCCGACGTAGCGATCTGGCACCTGCTGCTGCCGATCGCGCTGCTCGGCGTCGCGAACGGCTTCATGTGGGCCCCGATCGGTACGACCGCCACCCGGAACCTCCCGCTGCACCAGGCGGGTGCGGGTGCGGGCGTCTACAACACGACCCGCCAGGTCGGCGCGGTCCTCGGCAGCGCGAGTATCGCCGTACTGATGGAATCGCGGCTCGCGCACAACCTGCCCGGGATGACCGGTGGCGCCTCCGCCGAAGGGTTCGCCGGCGGCAAGCTGCCGCAGGTGGTCCGGCAGGGGTTCAGCGACTCGATGGCACAGTCGCTGGCGCTGCCCGCGGCGGTGCTGGTGATCGGGCTGATCGCGGCGTTGCTGTTCGCCGCCCCGAGCCACCTGCGCAAGCAACCGGCCGACGCGACCCAGCCGGTGGAAGCGTCCTGA
- a CDS encoding A/G-specific adenine glycosylase, producing MTGIHDPVLAWYDANKRVLPWREAGASPWAVMVSEFMLQQTPVNRVLPAYERWLARWPTPADLAAEAPGEAVRAWDRLGYPRRALRLHAAAQAIVERHGGEVPDDHAALLALPGVGTYTAAAIASFAFGQRHAVVDTNVRRVLARSLTGVAQPSISPTAADQRLAVSALPDDEATAARWAVASMELGALVCTARTPNCAGCPIRSRCAWVLAGSPPYDGPPRKGQTYEGTDRQARGRLLAVLRSASAPVAKAELDACWPDAVQRERALDGLVADGLVEPLARSRYRLPG from the coding sequence ATGACCGGCATCCATGACCCCGTTCTGGCCTGGTATGACGCCAACAAGCGGGTGTTGCCGTGGCGGGAGGCGGGGGCGAGTCCGTGGGCGGTGATGGTCAGCGAGTTCATGTTGCAGCAGACGCCGGTCAATCGGGTGCTCCCGGCGTACGAGCGCTGGTTGGCGAGGTGGCCTACCCCGGCAGACCTGGCCGCAGAGGCTCCAGGTGAGGCTGTGCGGGCCTGGGACCGGCTCGGGTACCCCAGGCGCGCCCTGCGGCTGCACGCGGCCGCTCAGGCGATCGTGGAGCGTCACGGTGGCGAGGTCCCCGACGACCACGCCGCGCTGCTCGCGCTGCCTGGCGTCGGGACGTACACCGCGGCAGCGATCGCGTCGTTCGCGTTCGGCCAACGGCACGCGGTTGTCGACACGAACGTCCGCCGGGTCCTGGCCCGCTCGCTGACCGGTGTCGCGCAGCCGAGCATCTCCCCCACCGCCGCCGACCAACGGCTCGCGGTCAGCGCGCTGCCCGACGACGAGGCTACCGCCGCCCGCTGGGCCGTGGCGTCGATGGAACTCGGCGCGCTCGTCTGCACCGCCCGGACACCGAACTGTGCCGGCTGCCCGATCCGGTCCCGGTGCGCCTGGGTCCTGGCCGGGAGTCCGCCGTACGACGGTCCGCCGCGCAAGGGGCAGACGTACGAGGGCACGGACCGGCAGGCGCGTGGCCGGCTGCTCGCCGTACTGCGGTCCGCGTCGGCTCCGGTCGCGAAGGCGGAGCTGGACGCGTGCTGGCCGGACGCCGTACAACGCGAGCGCGCCCTGGACGGACTGGTCGCCGACGGCCTCGTCGAGCCCTTGGCGCGCAGCCGTTATCGACTGCCCGGATAA